Below is a window of Aerosakkonema funiforme FACHB-1375 DNA.
CATTTCAATTACAGCTCGCCTACTTTTGTAGAGCCGATAGGCTAGCCTTAAGTTTTGCAGTTGGCTCTCACTGCTGACAAATTGCTCATAAAACTGAGGAAACGACCGATTAAAGCGTTTCAGCAGTTCGAGGGTAGATGATTTTAAGCCCTGGGCCATCATTTGGGGTCAAACTCGCCTGCCAGGTCAAAGGCCAGCAAAAAGGTACATTTCAACATTTGATCGATTCGATCGACTAATTTCCTACAGATGGCTGCACAGTAACAGCCGTCTGCCGATCGACCAATTTGGTAAAATCAGTCGATCGCTGAGGGGAAGACGAGAGATATACTAGCTAGTACGGCCATCCAACTTCCTTACTACTACTACAATAATCACGCCTGCATGGGTTTTTGGAAAAGCTGGTTTAGCGACTCTGATGCTGCCTCGACAACTGGGGCCATCCAAATGGAAGAAGATGTGGTTCCAGTCAATGGCGATCGAGCCAACCGGAACGGTCGTATCTTTTTCAGTACCGATCGGGATATCGACCTCTACGAACTAGAAGAACTCTGCGATGCGGTGGGTTGGTCGCGCCGCCCGCTGCGTAAGGTCAAAAAAGCCATTCAGCATAGTTTCCTCGTTACTTCCATGTGGGAAGTGCGAGGCAACCGCCGCCGTTTGATTGGCTTTGCCCGCGCCACCTCCGACCATGCCTTTAACGCTACCATCTGGGATGTGGTCGTTCACCCAGAGTTCCAAGGCAAAGGGCTGGGAAAGGCGTTGATGAAGTTTACGATCAAAAAACTTCGCAGTGAGGACATTAGCAACATTACCTTATTTGCCGATCCTCATGTCCTAGATTTCTATCGCGGTCTGGGATTTATTTCTGACCCGGAAGGTATTAAGGGAATGTTTTGGTATCCTAACTGAGTAAAATACTCACTTTCGCAACCGATAAAAGTCGGTTAAGAGGTTCTGAGTTCTGGAAACCCTTGATTTTACGACCTTCTGGCCCTAGCCCCCAGCCTCTAATCCTGACGCCCTAGATAAAATTTTTCATCCTTTGCCCCCAATTGCCAAAAAGTCAGCTATAATAAAATCTGCGCGTCGGGATGTAGCGCAGCTTGGTAGCGCGCCTGCTTTGGGAGCAGGATGCCGGAGGTTCAAATCCTCTCATCCCGATTTTACGACCCACTCACAGCGATCGTCTCCAGTACCTTGATACTACCGGTACTGTCAATCGTCCAGACATCGTAACTGCCCGTCACATCTCCTTGGGCATTGATGTCCACGCTGCTGCTAGCTCCCTGATAATCGATATCCTTGCCCTCGCGAATTAGGGATAGAGCTTGACAAACATCAGTGACTTGTTGTCCAGGTGGGTTGGCAACTTCTGGGATTTTGTCTTTGATGGCAGAACCGCTGGGAGATTTGGCAGCTTCAGCAGCTAGAAGCAGAAGCGCAGTTGCATCCCAGGTGTTGGCGTCAAAAATTCCAGGTTCGCGATTGAAAGCGGTTTTGTAGCGATCGAGAAACGCTGCCAAAGCTGGCCCTCGCGTATTGGGAGCTGTGCCAATAACGCCAGCCGCGATATATTGACCGGCTGTATTTTTCCCGACCAACTGAGGTACTTTGGCATCTTTCATACCCTCAGTTAAGATAACTTGCGTTTTCTTTCCCAGCAATCCCTGTTGGTAAGCAGCTTTGAGGATTAAACTACCAGTTTCTGGATATCCAACTAGCAATACAGCATCCGGACTACCCCCAAAAGCCGCCCCTACTTCTGACTCGAAAGTGGAAGCGGTGGGAGGATATAGAACGGGTTTATCTCGATTGACCACTTTGCCACCCAAAGCTTCAAACGCTGTCATAAAAGATTGGGCCAAGCCCTTGCCATAATCGTTATTGATAGCCATAACCGCCACAGACTGGAATTTTCTTGCTTTGGCCAATTTTGCCAGTGCTTCACCTTGAAATGTATCCGGCGGTGCGGTGCGGAACCAAAACCCCTTAAAATCGCCTTTTTTTGCTCTTTCGCTAAAAATCGGACTGGTACTGGAAGGAGAAATTTGCACGACTTGATTGCGAACGGCAATATCAATGGCGGCGCTGGAAACGGCGCTGCCAGCAGCACCCACCACACCGGCAACGCGATTCACTTCTGCTAGTTTAGTCATTGCTGCTGCACCGGCGGCGGGTTGAGTTTGATCGTCTTCCGAGATTAGTTGTACAGGCTTACCCAAAACACCGTTACAGCCGTTAACTGTTTTAACCAAAAGGCTGGCGCTATCCTGCATGGGAGAACCAAACTGAGATAAGTCTCCGGTGATGGGTAAGAGGGTGCCAATCTTAACTCCACCGCTGCTATTTTGAGTCTGACAGGCAGAGGGAAGCAGTAGCAGGGCAATGCCTGCGGTAAGTTTTGCTAATGTCCGTTTTACGGACAACCGACTCGCCTTTGCGATGATAGATTGTTTGTATTTCTGCATAACGTCAAAGAGGGAAAAATAAGGATTTACAGTCATTTTGCATTTTGGAACTCTTGGTGCGATCGCAGAGTCAACCAAGACAGATATCCCACAATATGCGATTAGCAGCGGGAGGATGTC
It encodes the following:
- a CDS encoding GNAT family N-acetyltransferase; protein product: MGFWKSWFSDSDAASTTGAIQMEEDVVPVNGDRANRNGRIFFSTDRDIDLYELEELCDAVGWSRRPLRKVKKAIQHSFLVTSMWEVRGNRRRLIGFARATSDHAFNATIWDVVVHPEFQGKGLGKALMKFTIKKLRSEDISNITLFADPHVLDFYRGLGFISDPEGIKGMFWYPN
- a CDS encoding ABC transporter substrate-binding protein, with protein sequence MQKYKQSIIAKASRLSVKRTLAKLTAGIALLLLPSACQTQNSSGGVKIGTLLPITGDLSQFGSPMQDSASLLVKTVNGCNGVLGKPVQLISEDDQTQPAAGAAAMTKLAEVNRVAGVVGAAGSAVSSAAIDIAVRNQVVQISPSSTSPIFSERAKKGDFKGFWFRTAPPDTFQGEALAKLAKARKFQSVAVMAINNDYGKGLAQSFMTAFEALGGKVVNRDKPVLYPPTASTFESEVGAAFGGSPDAVLLVGYPETGSLILKAAYQQGLLGKKTQVILTEGMKDAKVPQLVGKNTAGQYIAAGVIGTAPNTRGPALAAFLDRYKTAFNREPGIFDANTWDATALLLLAAEAAKSPSGSAIKDKIPEVANPPGQQVTDVCQALSLIREGKDIDYQGASSSVDINAQGDVTGSYDVWTIDSTGSIKVLETIAVSGS